GCTTTAACTACACTCAAATCCCCGCAGATCAACCGGATGCTATTATCCAAGGGTTGAACCAAGCACTAACACCACCCTTTGGCGCTGGTAACCGCTTAGTCTGGCTCATGCAAACTACACTCTGCCAAAACTGTCCTGAAGATTTGTTGACCGAATTAAACCGCACACTCCCGGTGATTCCAGAGACTTGCGTTTTATTGCTAACTAGCCGCACAAAACCGGATGGACGCCTCAAATCTACCCAGTTATTGCAAAAGTACGCTCAGATCCGGGAATTTTCCCTGATTCCTCCCTGGAAGACAGAACAAATTGTACAGCAGGTGCAACAAGCTGCCCAAGAAGTAGGGGTAAAACTAACTCAAAAAAGCGTAGAGCTTGTAGCAGAGTCTGTCGGCAACAATACTAGGCAACTCTATAGTGAACTGGAAAAATTACGGCTTTATGCTGGTATAGCCGACAAACCTTTGGATGTAGAAGCCGTTGCTGAGCTAGTACAGGCTAATACCCAGAACAGCTTGCAGTTGGCAGCAGCGATTCGATTGGGGGATACAGCCAAAGCCATAGCATTGGTTGCCCAATTGCTCGCTCACAATGAGCCATCTCTGCGAATTGTTGCCACATTAATTGGGCAATTTCGTACCTGGTTATGGGTAAAATTATTGATGGAAGCTGGTGAGCGATCGGAGCGAACAATAGCCCAAGCGGCAGAGATCGGTAATCCTAAGCGCGTATACTTCCTCCAGCAAGAAGTTAAGTCCCTTTCCGTGCAGCAACTTGTCTCAACCTTGCCCCTACTACTGGAACTCGAAGTTAGTCTCAAGCAAGGAGCAGAGGAGATCTCAGCGCTCCAAACTAAAGTGATAGAACTTTGCTGCATTTTTCAGTAAGGCAGCTGGGAGTGAAAGATTTATCTTGCCAATTTTAGCTGGAACTTTTTACTCTTAAAATAATTCAAAATAACTGATACTTCCGGTATTATATTTATTCCTCACACGTAAACATGGTAAAATTTAGCCGTCCATTTTCCGCACCCTATTTGAACCGGATGCTATCGCGATCGCTGGTTGTAGGTGCTATTGCCACTGCAAGTTGGCTCTCTGGGCTGGCTCCTGATTTATCTGGTCACTCAAGAGTCCTTGACTTCAATTCTGCGGCTTATGCTCAACAAGTCAGTGAGCCAGAAGTAACAAATTACGCTCGGGCTGTCTTGGGTATAGAGCCAGTGCGTCAAGAGGCATACGACGAAATTAAAAAAATTCTCGGTTCTGATAACGTTCCCTCAATTAATTGCTACGAAAGTCTGGATGCATTACCCAACAACGCTCGAAAGATTGCCGATAATTACTGCAAGCGCTCCAAAGCTATAGTAGAAAGAAACGGTCTTTCCAGAGATCGCTTCAATGAAATTACTACAAATCTGCAAAATGACCCCAACTTAAAAACACGGGTTCAGGATGCTTTGATTCGGATTCAAAACACCCCCTAACTAAGCTGTTGTGCATTTAAACTGCATCGTGTTGGCAGCAGGGGGAGCAGGGGAGGCAGGGGGAGCAAATGCCTTTAAGCGCAGCAGCCTCATTAGGTAAATTAAATGTGTGAAAGCTTAGCAGCAGTAAGGTGGCTGGAAACGCAAATGTCTACCAAAATGGGCGTCCCAGCAAAGCAGAACGGCGCAGCAGTTAAGACACAATCTAAGAAAGTTTTGGTTCAACTCCGATTCATGCTGACTTTGACGCAACGTTTACCAACCAATGCGGATGCAGTAGTCAGCTTTACCCTTGCTCTGACTGCGGAGGAACGCACCCGCAGCCGCCATCGTTTTGAAACAGTGGATGGGCAAACTGTATTTCTGCGTTTACCCAGAGGAACCGTGCTGCGGGACAACGATATTCTGCAATCTGAAACTGAGAGCATACTAGTCCGGGTTAATGCCAAACCTGAACCAGTGCTGACGATTACAGCCAAAACCCGACTGGATTTACTGCGGGCAGCGTACCATTTGGGTAATCGCCATGTGCCGCTAGAAATCACTGCAAGCTATCTACGGCTATCTCCTGACCCCGTGTTGCAGACAATGCTTGAACAGATGGGAATGCAAGTAGAAGAGGCAGTTTTACCTTTTCAACCAGAAATCGGCGCTTATGGGAATCATGCCCATTAATAGCATTCATGTCTTAAGTCTTTTACAGTTGGCTAGTCCCGTCCTGCCAGTGGGAGCGTATAGCTATTCTGAGGGGCTGGAAACTCTGGTTGAGAATGGCATGATTGCCAATGAGCTGAGTCTGAAGCATTGGCTAGAGCAAGAATTACGATACGGTGCGATTCGGTTAGAAGCGGCGGTAATGATCCGAGCCCATCAGTCTGCCATGTTGGGAGATATAGAAGCTTTAGGTTACTGGAATAGCTGGCTATCAGCTGCGAGGGAAACTGAAGAGTTACGTCAACAAAGCTGGCAGATGGGACGATCGCTTATGCGGCTACTTCTAGAACTGCAACCACAGTTGGCTTCTGTGATAGATGCTGTTGGTACTCCCTGTAATTTTGCGATCGCCTTTGGTATTGCTGCTGCCCACTGGAAAATTGACTTATCAAACGCCCTACTAGGCTACCTGCACAGCTGGGCAACGAATCTCATAACTGCTGGAGTCAAACTCATTCCCTTGGGCCAAACTGCTGGGCAACAATTGTTACTGGAGTTACAAGTCAATCTCAGCTGTGCAGCTGAAGAAATTCTTGCTCTAGAGGATGACAACCTTAATAGTTGTGGCTGGGGATTGGCGCTGGCAAGTATGGCACATGAAACTCAGTATACGCGGCTATTTCGTAGTTAGGCTGCCTATTTTCCTAGATATGCCTCTAAAACTTGTGGGTTGCGCTGGATTTCAGCGGGGGTACCAACAGCGAGGTTACGACCTTCAGCTAGCACCCAAACGCGATCGCACAGAGACATGATCACGTCCATATTATGTTCAATAATCAAAAACGTCATGCCCTCGCGGTTCCAACTAAGAATGCGATCGCATATCTGATTAATCAGTGTGGGATTAACCCCAGCAGCTGGCTCATCCAATAAAATCAGCTTTGGCTGCGTCATCAGCGCTCTTGCCATTTCTAACAGCTTGCGTTGCCCCCCAGACAATGCTCCAGCATACTCATACGCCATATGAGCTAATCCTACAGACTCCAAGAGCAACATTGCTTGTTCTCGCAGTTGCCGTTCTTCAACTACCACCGTCTGGGGTTGAAACTGCACCCGCCAAAAGTTTTCACCATTCTGTTTTTGCGCTGCTAGCAGCATATTTTCCATTACTGTCAACCGGGAGAGAACTCGGGCAACCTGAAACGTGCGTACCATTCCCTGTTGGGCAATTTGATACGGCTGCAAGTGCTGAATCGGTTCACCATCAAAAATTATCCAACCCCGATTTGGACGAACGAAATTAGAAAGTAAGTTAAATAAAGTGGTTTTACCGGCACCATTCGGACCAATTAGCCCTGTAATGCTGCCTTGCATCACTTCAATCTCTGCATTATCTACCGCCTTCACACCGCCAAAGCTCTTGCCAAGGCCACTAGCTGCTAGTAAAGGAAGTTTTTGAGACTGTAAACTATCTTGAGCTTCCATATCAGTATTTAACATCAACTAGACAAAATGTTTCTTCTCCCCCTGCTTCCCCTGCTCCCCCTGCTCCCCCTGCTCCCCCTTGCTTTATCATTTCCCAAGGGTCAATTCCTGCTTTTTACCCAAGATGCCCTGAGGTCGCCAAATCATCAGCAACATCAGGATAAGACCAATTACCATAATGCGAAACGCACCTAAACGCGCTTCATCTAGAGGCACAATTGCAGGCAGGAGAAAGCGAGTGACGGCATCGTAAGCAAAGAAAATGACAGCACCCAAAATGGTGCCGAAATTGTTACCAGCGCCACCTACAATCACTATAATCCAAGCGTCAAAGGTAATTTGAGGCTGGAAATTGTCAGGGTAAATTGTCGTCAACTGCCATGCATACAAAGCACCAGCAATCCCTGCGATCGCGCCTCCTAACATCAATGATTGCAGTTTGTACCAAAACACATTTTTCCCCAGTGCTCTAGGGACTTCCTCATCTTCGCGGATAGCTTTCAGAACTCGACCCCAAGGCGATCGCACTAAAACTTCCAACCGCCATAACACCAATGCCAACACTAGTACTGACAACAGCATCAACCCAGCCTTCTCATGGTTAGCGTAGTCATACAGTGCCATTACACCAGCCGCATAAAGCACCAAAATCAACAGCGCCGCCGCAACTCCTATGATTAGGCGAGAGAGGAACCTAGAAACTGAAGATTTTTCCTTAAACCCTCGCCCCACTTTTCGAGAATCCGCTGGCGCGTCTACGCCCCTCACCCCTCGTCCCTTACTTATCCATCGCCCGAGTTGCCAGTAAGACACGCCTGTAATCAGCGTTAGCAGCCCAATCATTCCCAACCTAACTATCAAGTTCGGCTCAAGATTTGATAGCGGCAACGGATAACTTTGCACCCCAAACGCCCCAGGTGTAAATCCACTGCCAGTGGGTAAATCTTGATTATTTACCACTAACCTAATTAATTCAGATACACCAATTGTGACAATCGCCAGGTAGTCTGTCCGTAACCGCAACGTTGATAGACCAATCAACAAGCCCAACAGTGCAGCTACTGCGCCACCAACGAATGCTGCCACAATCAGGGGAACTCCTTGCAAGCTCAACAACACTGTGGTGTATGCACCCACCGTCATGAAAGCAACATGACCAAAGTTAATTAGCCCTGTGAAGCCCCATTGTAAGTTCAATCCTAGGCTGAATAGGGCAAAGATCGCCGTTGAAATTGTCAGAAAAACGAGATAGCCAACCCAACCAGACAAGTCTTGAAACATAGAATTGCAAAATAAGTTAAAGAATAGCTCTAAAAAATGGCTTTTGTTATACTCTGCGCAGCGATTCAGATTTTAACTGACTAACGAATTTATCACTATGACTCAGGAGCAACCCACTTCACTAGAAGGCATCTATGAGGTGTGTATTGGCATTCAGGAACCAATCACTGCAATTCAATATTGGGAGCAATTTGGCTATCGGATTGGTCAAGTAGGTGAATTACCAGCAGAGACAGTCAACCAATTGTATGGGGTCAATTTGGCTTTATGCTCTATTCGTCTTTACCACCAAAATGCGGATCATGGTCTGATTCGCCTGATGGTTTGGGAAAACCCTATGGAGGGGTTGGGGATGGGGTCAATGAAGGTGCGGGGAAATCGCTGGGCAACCACTCTAACTGCAGATGTGTTGAATATTTTGAATCATGTTGAGGAGGGAGTAGCAGCGGGTTGGCAGATCAAGTACACGGCCCCTCATTGGGAGGTAATTTATAACAAAGAGAGGAAGAGCCGCCCTTTCATCGAGCCAGCGATTGGGGTGCGAGAAATGCTGCTACTGCAACCCTTGACTCGACAGGTTTTGTTTGAACGGTTTAACTACACGCTGCCAAATTACGGAAAAATTAACACAAGTTCTGCTTTCAAAACTAGCCAAATTACCCACATGGGGATGGTGATTCAGGATGACAGCAAGGAAACGCTCAGGTTTTATGAAGATGTGCTGGGATTGCTGCGTGTGCGTGATGATGTAGAGACTAGTTATGAATCTTCAGCAGCAGGGCGACAGATTTTTGACCTTAAACCGGGTGAACGGTTCTTTGTAACTGCATTTGACGATCCGCGATCGTCAAAGTCCGATTTGCAAGCTGCACGTTCCGGCAGACTTTATATCATACGGTTTCCAGACTCTATCCAGTTAAGGTCGCACTTTGAGGAAGCGCAACCTGGCTGTTTAGGAATGTCATTGTACACTTACCGAGTACACGAACTAACTGTGTACTTTGAGCGAGTGCAGGCTAGTCAGGCTCAAAAGGTTACAGATATTCTCTGCAATGAGTTTGGAGAGCAGAGTTTCTCTTTTGTTTCCCCTGATGGATACTTCTGGACTCTGCTAGAAAGGTAAGATTCTCATCGCAGAGGAACTGCTCAAACTAGTGGGAATTTCAGTTTTGGCTCTACCGCTTGAGCGATGCGGTGAGACGGGTGATGGCTGAGAATGATACAAAAGACATAGCGACCGACTATGAGTGCTTCACCTTCAGATCAGACGGATGTAAGACTTCGCCTTTTGGTAGTGGATGATAACCTTGATAATGCTTTGCTGCTGCAAACGCTCTTGGAAGAGGAAGGATACTGTGTTGAAGTTGCGGATAGTGGTCAAGCAGCATTGCAACAGATGAGAATTGCGCCGCCAGACTTAGTACTTCTTGATGTGATGATGCCAGAAATGGACGGCTTTAAAGTCGTTCGCAAAATTCGCGGCGATCGCCGCTTGCGTGCTACTCCAGTTATTCTGATCACTGCCTACGATGAACCGTTCGTCGAATATGGTTGGAAACTGGGTGCCGATGACTTTATTCGCAAGCCGATTGATTACGAGCAATTGATGCAGCGGATTCGAGCATCTTGCCCTCCACCAAGGAAAGGAAACTCACCCACTTAATATTTTCTGCTGACAGAAAGCTTGTCGGAAGGTTAAAACCACCCTTATTTATCTGGTAGATGAAAGCGAGTCAAGCGCTTTTAAGCCTCGTTTGAATCGGAATAAGCTATTGCACATTTAACTTGCATATTCTTAAACTAAAGGGATTAATTGTTCTCCCCCCTGCTACTCCTGCTGTTCTAATGCCCACTGCGTGGAAACCCTGGGTTCCCTGCTTCCCCTACTAGGCAAATTAGATGTTTAACAGCCTAATTGTACCCATCAAAATTATTGGCAGGGTAAACTGTTGAAACTAGCTTGTTAAAGTTAAGCCTCGCTCAGTTAAAAACAGTGTGATATGCCTATTTTCTTATTAGAAGTTGGTACAGAAGAACTACCTGCAAATTTTGTTGATGATGCAATTGAGCAGTGGCGATCGCGTCTTCCCCAAAGCCTCGCTGAAAACAGTCTCACAACTGAAGCAATTGAAGTTTACGGCACCCCCCGACGGCTAGCGGTGCTGATTCAAGGTTTACCAGCCCAGCAACCAGATCGAGAAGAAGAAATCAAAGGACCACCTGCACAGGCAGCATTCAAAGATGGCAAACCAACAAAGGCAGCTGAAGGATTTGCCCGAAAGCAGGGTGTCGAACTGGAAGCCTTGGAAATTCGCCCCACTGACAAAGGGGAATTTGTCTTTGTTCGACAAAGCATACCGGGTCGTCCAGTAGCTGAAATTCTCACTGAACTAGTGCCCCAGTGGATTTTAGGATTAGAAGGTAAGCGGCTGATGCACTGGGCAGACGGGGATATGAAGTTTCCCCGCCCGATTCGCTGGCTCGTAACTTTGTTGGATGAGGCGGTGCTACCAATTGAGTTAGTTAACGGTTCGGAAACGATTAAGAGCGATCGCATCTCTCAAGCTCATCGCATCTTGCATCCAGAACCCGTCACAATTCCCCAAGCAGCAGATTATGCTACTTGCATGCGCTCTGCCTTTGTAGAGGTTGATGCTGCTAAGCGCAAAGCTAAAATTCAAGAGCAAGTTCAAGCAAGTGCTCAACAGCTCGACGGTAGTGTAGCTATCTATCCAGAGTTGCTGGAGGAAGTTACAAACCTTGTAGAATGGCCTTCAGCGGTTGTGGGGACATTTGATTCAGAGTTTTTGAGCTTGCCACCAGAAGT
This window of the Chroococcidiopsis sp. CCMEE 29 genome carries:
- the holA gene encoding DNA polymerase III subunit delta; translation: MPIYLYWGENEFTLQKAVASLGDRVLDPQWVSFNYTQIPADQPDAIIQGLNQALTPPFGAGNRLVWLMQTTLCQNCPEDLLTELNRTLPVIPETCVLLLTSRTKPDGRLKSTQLLQKYAQIREFSLIPPWKTEQIVQQVQQAAQEVGVKLTQKSVELVAESVGNNTRQLYSELEKLRLYAGIADKPLDVEAVAELVQANTQNSLQLAAAIRLGDTAKAIALVAQLLAHNEPSLRIVATLIGQFRTWLWVKLLMEAGERSERTIAQAAEIGNPKRVYFLQQEVKSLSVQQLVSTLPLLLELEVSLKQGAEEISALQTKVIELCCIFQ
- a CDS encoding DUF4168 domain-containing protein; the encoded protein is MVKFSRPFSAPYLNRMLSRSLVVGAIATASWLSGLAPDLSGHSRVLDFNSAAYAQQVSEPEVTNYARAVLGIEPVRQEAYDEIKKILGSDNVPSINCYESLDALPNNARKIADNYCKRSKAIVERNGLSRDRFNEITTNLQNDPNLKTRVQDALIRIQNTP
- the ureE gene encoding urease accessory protein UreE, which encodes MLTLTQRLPTNADAVVSFTLALTAEERTRSRHRFETVDGQTVFLRLPRGTVLRDNDILQSETESILVRVNAKPEPVLTITAKTRLDLLRAAYHLGNRHVPLEITASYLRLSPDPVLQTMLEQMGMQVEEAVLPFQPEIGAYGNHAH
- a CDS encoding urease accessory protein UreF, translating into MPINSIHVLSLLQLASPVLPVGAYSYSEGLETLVENGMIANELSLKHWLEQELRYGAIRLEAAVMIRAHQSAMLGDIEALGYWNSWLSAARETEELRQQSWQMGRSLMRLLLELQPQLASVIDAVGTPCNFAIAFGIAAAHWKIDLSNALLGYLHSWATNLITAGVKLIPLGQTAGQQLLLELQVNLSCAAEEILALEDDNLNSCGWGLALASMAHETQYTRLFRS
- a CDS encoding ABC transporter ATP-binding protein, with protein sequence MEAQDSLQSQKLPLLAASGLGKSFGGVKAVDNAEIEVMQGSITGLIGPNGAGKTTLFNLLSNFVRPNRGWIIFDGEPIQHLQPYQIAQQGMVRTFQVARVLSRLTVMENMLLAAQKQNGENFWRVQFQPQTVVVEERQLREQAMLLLESVGLAHMAYEYAGALSGGQRKLLEMARALMTQPKLILLDEPAAGVNPTLINQICDRILSWNREGMTFLIIEHNMDVIMSLCDRVWVLAEGRNLAVGTPAEIQRNPQVLEAYLGK
- a CDS encoding branched-chain amino acid ABC transporter permease, with protein sequence MFQDLSGWVGYLVFLTISTAIFALFSLGLNLQWGFTGLINFGHVAFMTVGAYTTVLLSLQGVPLIVAAFVGGAVAALLGLLIGLSTLRLRTDYLAIVTIGVSELIRLVVNNQDLPTGSGFTPGAFGVQSYPLPLSNLEPNLIVRLGMIGLLTLITGVSYWQLGRWISKGRGVRGVDAPADSRKVGRGFKEKSSVSRFLSRLIIGVAAALLILVLYAAGVMALYDYANHEKAGLMLLSVLVLALVLWRLEVLVRSPWGRVLKAIREDEEVPRALGKNVFWYKLQSLMLGGAIAGIAGALYAWQLTTIYPDNFQPQITFDAWIIVIVGGAGNNFGTILGAVIFFAYDAVTRFLLPAIVPLDEARLGAFRIMVIGLILMLLMIWRPQGILGKKQELTLGK
- a CDS encoding response regulator, whose product is MSASPSDQTDVRLRLLVVDDNLDNALLLQTLLEEEGYCVEVADSGQAALQQMRIAPPDLVLLDVMMPEMDGFKVVRKIRGDRRLRATPVILITAYDEPFVEYGWKLGADDFIRKPIDYEQLMQRIRASCPPPRKGNSPT